The Molothrus aeneus isolate 106 chromosome 30, BPBGC_Maene_1.0, whole genome shotgun sequence genome contains a region encoding:
- the HOXC4 gene encoding homeobox protein Hox-C4 produces the protein MIMSSYLMDSNYIDPKFPPCEEYSQSNYIPEPGAEFYARREPGAFPPHHAEIFGGARGAFPERPFGCGGLRAAGGAAGGGGGGGGGGGGGGGGGGRQHLAEKPQLCEPPGPCAEPEGSAGKAPVVYPWMKKIHVSTVNPNFSGAEPKRSRTAYTRQQVLELEKEFHYNRYLTRRRRIEIAHALSLSERQIKIWFQNRRMKWKKDHRLPNTKTRTAAPAPEPPPPPPPPEPPADITRL, from the exons ATGATCATGAGCTCTTATTTGATGGACTCTAACTACATCGATCCGAAGTTCCCTCCATGCGAGGAATATTCGCAGAGTAATTACATCCCCGAGCCCGGCGCGGAGTTCTACGCGCGGAGGGAGCCGGGCGCGTTCCCCCCGCACCACGCGGAGATTTTCGGGGGCGCCCGCGGGGCTTTCCCCGAGCGCCCCTTCGGCTGCGGGGGGCTCCGGGCAGCGGGGGGAgcagcgggaggaggaggaggaggaggaggaggaggag gaggaggaggaggaggaggagggaggcagcACCTGGCGGAGAAGCCGCAGCTCTGCGAGCCCCCGGGGCCGTGCGCGGAGCCCGAGGGCAGCGCGGGGAAGGCGCCCGTGGTTTATCCCTGGATGAAGAAAATCCACGTCAGCACCG TGAACCCCAATTTCTCGGGCGCGGAGCCCAAGCGCTCCCGCACGGCCTACACGCGGcagcaggtgctggagctggagaaggagttCCACTACAACCGCTACCTGACCCGGCGGCGCCGCATCGAGATCGCGCACGCCCTGAGCCTCAGCGAGCGCCAGATCAAGATCTGGTTCCAGAACCGGCGCATGAAGTGGAAGAAGGATCACCGGCTGCCCAACACCAAAACCCGAACGGCGGCGCCcgccccggagccgccgccgccgccgccgccgccggagcCGCCGGCCGACATCACCCGCCTGTAA